The Saccharolobus shibatae B12 genomic interval AAATTCCTGAGAAAGGATAGTTATATTATTATTTTTGAAATTGCATATTAAGTATCTTGACTCCCCTGAAGCTTCTACTGATTCTACCATACAAGATAAATTGCCTTTTCCTACTTCTACCCATTCTGGTCTAAACCCTATTTCTTGCGCCTTTTCTTTCATTAGTTCACCAGGTAAAAAATTCATTGGGAATTCACCTACGAATTGCGCTACCCATTTTGTTGTTGGATATTCATATAGTGTTTTTGGATCGCTGACTTGTTCGAATTTGCCTTTATGAAGTACAGCAATCCTATCTGCTAGACTTAAGGCTTCCTTTTGATCGTGGGTTACATAAATGAACGTACCTTTCAATTCCTTTTGTATTCTCTTTAGCTCTCCTCTAGCTATTGTCCTTACTCTAGCATCTAGATTACTTAATGGTTCATCCAACAAGAAATAGCTTGGATTTCTTACAATTGCCCTAGCCAGTGCGACCCTTTGTTGTTGCCCTCCACTGATTTGTGTTACTTTTTTATCTAATATTTCTGATATACCTAAAAGCTTTGCAGCTTTTTCCACTCTTTCTATCATTTCCTCTTTTTTCATTCCCCTCATCTTGAGTGGAAATGCTATATTATCTCTCACTGACATGTTTGGGTAAAGTGCGTAGTTTTGAAATACCATAGCAACATTTCTCTTCTCTGGGGGTCTGTCTGTAATGTCTACTCCATCTGCTATAATTTTTCCCTTATCTGGTTTTTCAATTCCTGCCAAGATTTTCAATAATGTTGATTTCCCTTCTCCACTTGGTCCTAGTATTACAAAGAACTCTCCAGTCTCTATCTTCTCTGTTATGCCGTTAATTACAATGTTTTTGCCATATTTCTTTACAATATCTATTAGTTCTACCGTCATCCTTTTATCCCTCCTGCTAGATATTCTCCCCTTAGATATTTTTGTAATGCAAAAGTTAAAATTATTACAGGAATTGTGAATATTAGTGAAAATGCTATTCCTGCCAATAAGTTTCCTCTGGTAACGTCTTGATATATTGTTACTGGAAGTGTGGAGTGATAGGGAATTAATAGGATTGCATAAGTAAACTCATCCCATGAGAACATCCATGATATTAGGAATGCTGCTGCTATACCAGGTGCTGCTAGTGGTAAGAGTACTGAAAATAACCTATTAAATAAATTTGCACCATCAACTCTAGCTTGATGTTCGAGGTCAATGGGTATTGATGAGAACGTGCCTTGTAAGATGAACGTAGCTAATGGTAATGTTATTAGTGTTTGTGCTAAGGCTAGACCTATTACGGATTCAAAAAGGTGAAGTTTAAGAAAATCTACTGCTATTGGAATACCTATTACTATTGCTGGCATCATATTGGTAACTAATAGAAGGATAATTATGGAATATGCTATGGCTCTTGGTAATCTACTTAAACCATATCCCGCTGGAATAGCCAATGCTATGGTAATGATTCCCACTAATGTTGCTGTCTCCAGACTTTTTATGAATGGATCAATAAACGCTGTGCCTTGTAATGCTGTTAGTAGGTTATTTA includes:
- a CDS encoding carbohydrate ABC transporter permease produces the protein MRWWTYLGAIVVGIYFLFPLYILVLLAFNSPKYTVLAKFPSLLPVSLTLNNLLTALQGTAFIDPFIKSLETATLVGIITIALAIPAGYGLSRLPRAIAYSIIILLLVTNMMPAIVIGIPIAVDFLKLHLFESVIGLALAQTLITLPLATFILQGTFSSIPIDLEHQARVDGANLFNRLFSVLLPLAAPGIAAAFLISWMFSWDEFTYAILLIPYHSTLPVTIYQDVTRGNLLAGIAFSLIFTIPVIILTFALQKYLRGEYLAGGIKG
- a CDS encoding ABC transporter ATP-binding protein, producing MTVELIDIVKKYGKNIVINGITEKIETGEFFVILGPSGEGKSTLLKILAGIEKPDKGKIIADGVDITDRPPEKRNVAMVFQNYALYPNMSVRDNIAFPLKMRGMKKEEMIERVEKAAKLLGISEILDKKVTQISGGQQQRVALARAIVRNPSYFLLDEPLSNLDARVRTIARGELKRIQKELKGTFIYVTHDQKEALSLADRIAVLHKGKFEQVSDPKTLYEYPTTKWVAQFVGEFPMNFLPGELMKEKAQEIGFRPEWVEVGKGNLSCMVESVEASGESRYLICNFKNNNITILSQEFYDVGQEVRFEIIKYRKYNDGQLVQE